From the Fulvia fulva chromosome 2, complete sequence genome, one window contains:
- a CDS encoding Multiple myeloma tumor-associated protein 2: protein MDLLQTVRKEGSRGGVNFSWDDVKSSQHRENYLGHSLMAPVGRWQQNKDLNWYAKAEDAELTPEERAAREAERKRAELRKVKEAEEDAMAKALGLPVPDRTNANNEPLGESKVTQREVNKALKEALADDEEDANRAVGLGDKEKERKSRHKDERKRHRSRDRRRDRHDEDRGHKKRRSRRDRSRSRDRHSQRHRRRSYDDRPRSRDRDRKQDRSRSRSPYSERKRRRDDR from the exons ATGGACCTCCTCCAAACAGTCCGCAAAGAAGGCTCCCGTGGCGGAGTCAACTTCTCCTGGGATGATGTCAAGTCCTCCCAGCACCGCGAGAACTACCTCGGCCACTCATTGATGGCACCAGTTGGCCGCTGGCAACAGAACAAAGATCTCAACTGGTATGCGAAAGCCGAAGACGCGGAACTGACACCCGAGGAGCGAGCGGCGAGAGAAGCCGAGAGGAAGCGCGCGGAGCTGCGAAAAGTGAAAGAAGCAGAGGAAGATGCCATGGCAAAAGCGCTTGGCTTGCCGGTGCCGGATCGGACGAACGCGAACAATGAGCCGTTGGGAGAGAGCAAAGTCACACAGCGAGAGGTCAACAAGGCGTTGAAGGAGGCTTTGGCGGACGATGAGGAAGATGCGAACCGAGCGGTGGGACTTGGAGACAAGGAGAAGGAGAGGAAGAGTAGGCACAAGGATGAGCGGAAAAGGCACAGAAGTCGCGATAGGAGACGCGATCGACATGATGAGGACCGAGGCCACAAGAAGAGACGAAG CAGGCGAGATCGATCAAGAAGCAGAGACAGACACAGTCAGCGCCATCGACGACGAAGCTACGACGACAGGCCGCGGAGTCGAGATAGGGATAGGAAGCAAGACAGAAGCCGCTCGAGGTCGCCGTACTCGGAGAGGAAGCGACGTAGGGATGATCGATGA